In Vigna unguiculata cultivar IT97K-499-35 chromosome 3, ASM411807v1, whole genome shotgun sequence, a single genomic region encodes these proteins:
- the LOC114176268 gene encoding mitochondrial arginine transporter BAC1: MEEISGSGYKEYVAGCLAGVAAVASGHPFDTVKVMLQKHNAEAHMIQYRNGLHCTARILKTEGIKGLYRGATSSFVGMAVEGSLFFGIYSQTKMYLQGGVQSEEPRPQVIIPSAAYSGAIISFVLGPTELIKCRMQIQGTDSLVPKSSRYSSPLDCALKTVETEGVKGIFRGGCTTLLRESIGNAVFMSVYEYVRHQMHSNIKVSSSNYSNLVDIGIGIAAGGLGGVGFWLTVLPLDVAKTLIQTNPDKNCPRNPFRVLSSVYQRAGLKGCYAGLGPTISRAFPANAATIVAWEFALKMLGIRRD; the protein is encoded by the exons ATGGAGGAGATTTCAGGTTCAGGGTACAAGGAATATGTTGCTGGCTGTCTCGCCGGTGTTGCCGCTGTAGCCTCTGGCCACCCATTTGACACCGTCAAG GTGATGCTGCAAAAGCACAATGCAGAAGCACATATGATTCAGTACAGAAATGGATTGCATTGCACTGCTAGGATATTAAAGACAGAAGGA ATCAAAGGACTTTATAGAGGAGCAACATCATCTTTTGTTGGGATGGCAGTAGAAGGATCActattttttggtatttatTCCCAAACAAAAATGTACCTTCAG GGGGGAGTTCAAAGTGAGGAACCACGGCCACAAGTAATAATACCATCTGCAGCTTATAGTGGTGCCATCATCAGTTTTGTGTTAGGTCCAACAGAGCTGATAAAG TGTAGGATGCAGATACAAGGCACTGACTCTTTGGTTCCCAAGTCCAGTAGATACAGTAGTCCCCTTGATTGTGCTCTTAAAACAGTAGAAACTGAAGGG GTGAAAGGAATTTTTCGTGGAGGTTGTACAACATTGCTTAGAGAATCTATAGGGAATGCTGTCTTTATGAGTGTTTACGAATATGTGCGTCATCAAATGCATTCAAATATCAAAGTTTCTTCATCCAATTACAGCAACCTGGTTGATATTGGAATCGGAATTGCTGCTGGTGGTCTTGGTGGCGTTGGT TTTTGGTTGACGGTTTTGCCTCTTGACGTGGCAAAGACTTTAATTCAGACAAACCCTGACAAAAACTGTCCAAGAAATCCTTTCCGGGTCTTGAGTTCG GTCTACCAAAGGGCTGGATTGAAGGGGTGCTATGCGGGTTTAGGTCCTACTATAAGTCGAGCATTTCCTGCTAATGCTGCAACAATTGTGGCGTGGGAGTTCGCATTGAAAATGCTAGGCATAAGGCGTGACTAA
- the LOC114179133 gene encoding squamosa promoter-binding protein 1-like isoform X1, with product MDSSRSEGKRVLRNDEEEEDEEEEEEEEEVETDFGEDGRRNKRVMRDLYGKKGWKGGGSMPPSCQVDNCDADLSEAKQYHRRHKVCEYHAKAHSVHMAGLQQRFCQQCSRFHELSEFDESKRSCRARLVGHNERRRKNAVDYRGE from the exons ATGGACTCGAGCAGGTCTGAGGGAAAGAGGGTGTTGAGGAACGACGAGGAAGAGGaagatgaggaagaagaagaagaagaggaagaggttGAAACGGATTTTGGAGAAGATGGAAGGAGGAATAAGAGAGTAATGAGAGATCTGTATGGAAAGAAAGGGTGGAAAGGTGGAGGCTCAATGCCACCTTCTTGTCAGGTGGATAACTGTGATGCTGATCTAAGTGAAGCTAAGCAGTATCACAGAAGACACAAGGTTTGTGAGTACCATGCCAAGGCTCATTCCGTACACATGGCAGGGCTGCAACAAAGGTTTTGCCAACAATGTAGCAG ATTCCATGAGCTTTCTGAATTTGATGAATCAAAAAGGAGTTGTAGAGCACGGTTGGTTGGTCATAATGAGAGGCGTCGGAAAAATGCTGTTGACTATCGTGGAGAATAA
- the LOC114179133 gene encoding squamosa promoter-binding protein 1-like isoform X2, which translates to MDSSRSEGKRVLRNDEEEEDEEEEEEEEEVETDFGEDGRRNKRVMRDLYGKKGWKGGGSMPPSCQVDNCDADLSEAKQYHRRHKVCEYHAKAHSVHMAGLQQRFCQQCSRFGITVLNLKVDKTHWVLWVNFNQWHVVDNLDA; encoded by the exons ATGGACTCGAGCAGGTCTGAGGGAAAGAGGGTGTTGAGGAACGACGAGGAAGAGGaagatgaggaagaagaagaagaagaggaagaggttGAAACGGATTTTGGAGAAGATGGAAGGAGGAATAAGAGAGTAATGAGAGATCTGTATGGAAAGAAAGGGTGGAAAGGTGGAGGCTCAATGCCACCTTCTTGTCAGGTGGATAACTGTGATGCTGATCTAAGTGAAGCTAAGCAGTATCACAGAAGACACAAGGTTTGTGAGTACCATGCCAAGGCTCATTCCGTACACATGGCAGGGCTGCAACAAAGGTTTTGCCAACAATGTAGCAG ATTTGGAATCACCGTTTTGAACTTAAAGGTTGACAAAACTCATTGGGTTTTATGGGTTAATTTTAACCAGTGGCATGTTGTTGACAATCTTGATGCATGA